From a region of the Mytilus galloprovincialis chromosome 3, xbMytGall1.hap1.1, whole genome shotgun sequence genome:
- the LOC143066851 gene encoding proprotein convertase subtilisin/kexin type 6-like: MILCALIHKQEYTKQITPSSLRAEQIDQLKFINNVEYTGRIIVNTTRIEGFVERFCLNHAGYSFRRRFQIGDNFYYIFDMDRVTRKVNKQVEDTGIGKIRLDTEVEFIQQEVRQPRVLKTADPEWYKLWHLNGEISPSMQINEAWNYGYTGRGIKIAVIDDGVQTDHLDLVSNVDTVNDYDYVDDDYNPMPPYGSSHGTKVAGLIAAEKDNNECIVGVAHHSSIVGVRLLGSRGLTDSEEAQALNHHLNEIDIYSNSWGLTDGYGFGGPGTLTKEALKAGVQNGRNGKGVIFIFASGNGMTDDNCNADGYVNSIYTVAITSVQLGQNAWYSEVCAPALAATYGGSEEDRYLTTTSTTDECLTNGTQGTSFSAPIASGIIALALQANPNLTWRDVQHLIVLTSSRKGFNDTYSDWSVNGANKEFSQVLGYGLMDAKTMVSKAKSWTTVPVQHIFTTRTRFPFISTSLLSSDTITFSGIDSETRFLEHVTVQIDFSYSQYRGVTELNLVSPSGTESNLLHFRYEDAIKYKRRGSLMWRFMSVHFWWENPVGTWRLKVGSYKGNSIVLLVSWSITFYGTSHNPITREF; this comes from the exons ATGATTCTATGTGCATTGATACACAAACAAGAATACACAAAACAAATTACCCCATCCAGTCTCCGTGCAGAACAAATTGATCAGTTAAAGTTTATCAATAACGTAGAGTACACCGGTCGTATTATAGTGAACACCACGAGAATAGAGGGTTTTGTTGAACGATTCTGTTTGAATCATGCAGGATATTCATTTCGCCGACGG TTTCAGATTGGTGACAACTTCTACTATATATTTGATATGGATCGTGTGACTAGAAAAGTTAACAAGCAAGTAGAAGACACAGGAATAGGGAAGATTCGACTTGATACCGAg GTAGAGTTTATCCAGCAGGAAGTACGTCAACCGAGAGTGCTGAAAACTGCCGATCCGGAATGGTATAAACTATGGCACTTG AATGGTGAAATCTCCCCTTCAATGCAGATAAATGAAGCTTGGAATTATGGTTACACCGGACGTGGCATAAAGATTGCTGTCATCGACGATGGTGTACAGACCGATCATCTAGATCTTGTTTCAAATGTA GACACAGTAAACGATTATGACTACGTAGATGATGATTACAATCCTATGCCTCCATATGGAAGCAG tcATGGAACAAAAGTTGCAGGACTTATAGCAGCAGAAAAAGACAACAACGAGTGTATTGTTGGTGTAGCACATCATTCTTCTATAGTTG GCGTACGTTTACTTGGCAGTCGTGGATTAACAGATTCAGAGGAAGCACAAGCTCTCAATcatcatttaaatgaaatagaCATATACTCCAATAGCTGGGGCCTTACAGATGGCTACGGATTTGGTGGACCTGGTACTCTTACAAAAGAAGCTTTGAAAGCAGGAGTTCAAAAT GGTAGGAATGGTAAAGGCGTCATATTTATATTTGCATCTGGAAATGGCATGACAGATGACAATTGTAATGCTGATGGATACGTCAACAGTATTTATACTGTGGCTATAACTAGCGTACAACTGGGACAAAATGCATGGTACTCTGAAGTATGTGCTCCTGCTTTGGCTGCAACATATGGTGGTAGCGAGGAAGATAGATATTTA actACTACTTCAACTACCGATGAGTGTCTTACCAATGGTACCCAGGGAACATCGTTCTCAGCACCAATAGCATCTGGGATAATAGCTCTTGCTCTGCAAGCAAA TCCTAATCTTACATGGAGAGACGTGCAACATTTGATAGTCCTTACATCATCAAGGAAAGGATTTAATGACACGTATTCTGACTGGTCAGTTAACGGAGCAAACAAGGAAT TTAGCCAAGTCCTTGGGTATGGTCTAATGGATGCGAAAACCATGGTCAGTAAAGCTAAATCATGGACCACTGTTCCAGTACAACACATCTTTACAACTCGTACTAGGTTCCCTTTTAT TTCTACCAGTTTATTGTCGTCAGACACAATAACCTTTTCAGGGATTGATAGTGAAACTCGTTTCTTAGAACACGTTACAGTTCAAATAGATTTCTCCTACAGTCAATATCGTGGTGTCACAGAACTAAATCTTGTTTCTCCAAGCGGAACTGAAAGTAATTTACTTCATTTCCGGTATGAAGATGCCATTAAATACAAGAGAAGAGGATCGTTAATGTGGAGATTCATGTCAGTTCATTTCTGGTGGGAAAACCCTGTTGGTACCTGGCGACTTAAAGTTGGTTCATATAAGGGAAATTCTATTG TATTGCTAGTTTCCTGGTCTATAACATTTTATGGTACATCACACAATCCAATAACACGTGAGTTTTGA